A genomic stretch from Chlorogloeopsis sp. ULAP01 includes:
- a CDS encoding TIGR04376 family protein translates to MGLFDDLSRFLENRLEEFLRSNPHLELEALLEQLREQEEDTLKLIADLQLQEKRSQEEILSTAQEIQKWHIRVQKAKANNRQDLAAAAGEREAALLRQGNQLWGHMQGLKERISQAQDLLKKIQQRRQEVQAKATEAQTARAKAQAQQRLETSGWWNQPQTDYSGYDPLEEKFRRWETEAELEQMKRNMGK, encoded by the coding sequence GTGGGCTTATTTGATGATTTGAGTCGGTTTCTAGAAAATCGTTTAGAAGAATTCTTGCGAAGCAATCCGCATTTGGAGCTAGAAGCGTTGTTAGAACAACTACGTGAGCAAGAAGAAGACACTTTAAAGCTGATTGCAGATTTGCAATTGCAAGAGAAGCGATCGCAAGAAGAAATTCTCTCCACTGCTCAAGAAATCCAAAAGTGGCATATCCGCGTCCAAAAAGCCAAAGCAAATAACAGACAAGATTTAGCAGCAGCAGCAGGTGAGCGAGAAGCCGCACTGTTACGCCAAGGTAATCAGCTTTGGGGACATATGCAAGGATTGAAGGAACGCATCAGCCAAGCCCAAGATTTACTAAAAAAAATTCAACAACGGCGACAGGAAGTACAAGCAAAAGCCACCGAAGCCCAGACAGCCCGTGCCAAAGCCCAAGCACAGCAGCGCTTAGAAACTTCTGGTTGGTGGAATCAACCTCAAACCGATTATAGTGGCTACGATCCCCTAGAGGAGAAATTCCGGCGTTGGGAAACAGAGGCTGAGTTGGAACAGATGAAGCGGAATATGGGAAAGTAG